From Caballeronia insecticola, a single genomic window includes:
- a CDS encoding cupin domain protein, which translates to MAEQTVSLLAQNARCEHFMLAPNGWVPNNSRLPVLLWRGALDLDPRAADGATRFEALFAQNGWPPQWRDGVFDYHHFHSTAHEALGIASGDAELILGGPHGRKIAVNAGDALVLPAGTGHCLLMAGRRFQVVGAYPPGQQWDIRRDAISDAARAAMELLPFPPCDPVAGENGPLVRHWR; encoded by the coding sequence ATGGCCGAACAAACTGTAAGCCTGCTCGCGCAAAACGCCCGCTGCGAGCATTTCATGCTGGCGCCGAATGGCTGGGTGCCGAACAATTCGCGTCTGCCGGTGCTCCTCTGGCGCGGCGCGCTCGATCTCGATCCCCGCGCCGCAGATGGCGCTACCCGCTTCGAAGCACTGTTCGCGCAGAACGGCTGGCCGCCGCAATGGCGCGACGGCGTCTTCGACTATCACCACTTTCATTCGACCGCACACGAGGCGCTCGGCATCGCATCGGGCGACGCGGAGCTGATTCTGGGCGGCCCGCATGGCCGAAAGATTGCCGTCAACGCCGGCGACGCGCTCGTGTTGCCCGCCGGGACCGGCCACTGCCTGCTGATGGCCGGGCGCCGTTTTCAGGTGGTCGGCGCGTATCCGCCCGGCCAGCAATGGGATATCCGGCGCGACGCGATCAGCGATGCCGCCCGCGCCGCGATGGAACTGCTGCCGTTTCCGCCGTGCGATCCCGTCGCGGGTGAAAACGGCCCGCTGGTTCGCCACTGGCGCTGA
- a CDS encoding LysR family transcriptional regulator yields MDLLRSMRIFARVAEAASFTIAAQHMDITTAQASRAVTELETHLRTRLLNRTTRRVALTDAGNRYLARCKEVLELVDLSEAEAGDAQTSPSGVLRMHAPITFGHHYVVPALTRYLEQHPQVRVELTLSQHVPDMLDEGFDVFLQVTTSALPDSALVSTKICSMPSVLCASPAYLEKAGAPHNLEDLPRHACLQMVTTFFPIDRWIFEGPGGPVAVDLEPGRLRVNSADAVAVALADGLGIAPLPMLAALPWLQSGALVRVLPEWELQTMTIYAMYASRQYLDAKIRTWVAFLREYVEETLANEPACAAGKTSHRKTN; encoded by the coding sequence ATGGACCTGTTGCGAAGCATGAGGATCTTTGCGCGTGTGGCGGAAGCGGCCAGCTTCACGATCGCGGCGCAGCACATGGACATCACGACGGCGCAGGCCTCGCGCGCGGTGACCGAACTCGAGACGCATCTGCGCACGCGTCTTCTGAACCGCACGACACGCCGCGTCGCGCTGACCGACGCGGGAAACCGCTATCTCGCGCGCTGCAAGGAAGTGCTCGAACTCGTCGATCTGTCGGAAGCCGAGGCCGGCGACGCGCAGACTTCGCCGAGCGGCGTGCTGCGCATGCATGCGCCCATCACGTTCGGACATCACTATGTGGTGCCTGCGCTGACGCGCTATCTGGAGCAGCATCCGCAAGTGCGCGTCGAGCTGACGCTGTCGCAACATGTGCCCGACATGCTCGACGAAGGCTTCGACGTTTTCCTGCAAGTCACCACATCCGCCCTTCCCGATTCCGCGCTCGTCTCCACGAAGATTTGCTCGATGCCGAGCGTGCTGTGCGCGTCGCCCGCGTATCTGGAAAAAGCGGGCGCGCCGCACAATCTCGAAGACTTGCCGAGACACGCGTGCCTGCAAATGGTCACGACGTTTTTCCCGATCGACCGATGGATTTTCGAAGGTCCGGGCGGCCCCGTCGCGGTGGATCTGGAACCGGGCCGTCTGCGCGTGAATTCGGCCGATGCGGTCGCCGTCGCGCTGGCGGACGGCCTCGGCATCGCCCCGCTGCCGATGCTCGCCGCGCTGCCGTGGCTGCAAAGCGGCGCGCTCGTGCGCGTGCTGCCCGAGTGGGAACTCCAGACCATGACCATCTATGCGATGTATGCGTCGCGCCAATATCTCGACGCGAAAATCCGCACCTGGGTCGCGTTTTTGCGCGAATACGTCGAAGAGACGCTGGCGAACGAACCCGCCTGCGCCGCCGGCAAAACTTCACATCGTAAGACCAATTAA
- a CDS encoding two-partner secretion domain-containing protein, with translation MIKTLRAGAASPALRLCVATLLSATCAHAHAGPGGAHVVAGSGSVTTSGASTTIQQNSNRLAIDWNSFSTRPGESVTFNQPGANAIALNRVVGPRPSALFGKLNANGQVFIVNPNGVIFGPGAQVNVGGLLASTLNLSTSDFMSGHYAFADDGRRGWRERHWHRGHDRDDGAAVVNLGSITSAPGGYVALIGARAINAGTINTPDGVAALAAGERIAVTLGDHSMIGLSVERGTLHALAANHGLIQADGGQAWLSANAEDALFASVVNNTGIIRAHSAVSENGVIRLVADGGIVRVGGTLDASAPNNGNGGVIETSGTQVRVAQNATITTAAAAGHTGTWRIASDFAALVGSGNRFDQRFGTIQGTTLSRVLDSTNVSISASAPAGFQPFGFVLIDGPLAWRSANTLSLAAQNGIVLAAPVSAPNGTLALSAGSSAIQRAPIDAARLALQGGTGNYTLSNAGNRIGTLAANAASVVVNSAAPMTIGNVAGLAGVAASGAVTLAAPLLTLVAPVSSRASGTAITLASASLDNRAGAQALVTPNGRWLVYSDSPDTDNFGGLQSGNLALWGDTYNGAADARAASSGGNRFAFTALQQVTLAAVNLDVPFDTPRTLGPDDVTVAMRYDGSNYGHAFADSATVHEPFIFTVTSTGAAPGAASGEYTITITATGGPTGYRITTQSGTLRIAAAPPPPSLPPPPTQPSQPTQVTGPITPPPPPPPPTPIQPVQPSAPDSIVTTTAATLPGILDSVRTDASNPANLSDAAPGLEPQSAPLVQQRTDSSSDGSRLPDDAWPGHVCRM, from the coding sequence ATGATCAAGACTCTGCGCGCGGGCGCCGCGTCCCCCGCGCTGCGGCTGTGCGTCGCCACGCTTTTAAGCGCGACGTGCGCGCACGCGCATGCGGGGCCGGGCGGCGCGCACGTCGTCGCGGGGTCCGGATCGGTCACGACGAGCGGCGCCAGCACCACCATCCAGCAGAACAGCAACCGGCTCGCCATCGACTGGAATTCGTTCAGCACGCGGCCCGGCGAGTCCGTCACGTTCAATCAGCCGGGCGCGAACGCGATCGCGCTCAACCGCGTCGTCGGGCCGAGACCGTCGGCGCTGTTCGGCAAGCTGAATGCGAACGGCCAGGTTTTCATCGTCAATCCGAACGGCGTGATTTTCGGGCCGGGCGCGCAGGTCAATGTCGGCGGATTGCTGGCATCGACGCTCAATCTCTCCACCAGCGATTTCATGAGCGGCCATTACGCATTCGCCGACGATGGCCGCCGCGGCTGGCGCGAGCGTCACTGGCATCGCGGTCATGATCGCGACGATGGCGCGGCCGTCGTCAATCTCGGCTCGATCACGAGCGCGCCGGGCGGCTACGTCGCGCTGATCGGGGCGCGCGCGATCAACGCCGGCACGATCAACACGCCCGATGGCGTCGCCGCGCTCGCCGCCGGTGAACGGATCGCGGTCACTTTGGGCGACCACAGCATGATTGGCCTCTCGGTCGAGCGCGGCACGCTCCACGCGCTCGCCGCGAATCACGGACTCATTCAGGCCGATGGCGGCCAGGCGTGGCTCAGCGCGAACGCCGAAGACGCGCTGTTCGCGAGCGTCGTCAACAACACCGGCATCATCCGCGCGCACAGTGCCGTCAGCGAGAACGGCGTGATCCGGCTCGTGGCCGATGGCGGCATCGTGCGCGTCGGCGGCACGCTCGATGCGTCCGCGCCGAACAACGGGAATGGCGGCGTCATCGAGACGTCGGGAACGCAGGTGCGCGTCGCGCAAAACGCGACGATCACCACGGCGGCCGCAGCGGGACACACCGGGACGTGGCGCATTGCGAGCGACTTCGCCGCGCTCGTCGGCTCGGGCAACCGCTTCGACCAGCGCTTCGGCACGATTCAAGGCACGACGCTCTCGCGCGTGCTCGACTCGACCAACGTCAGCATCAGCGCGTCCGCGCCCGCCGGTTTCCAGCCGTTCGGCTTCGTATTGATCGACGGGCCGCTCGCGTGGCGCAGCGCGAACACGCTGTCGCTCGCCGCGCAAAACGGCATCGTGCTCGCGGCGCCGGTCAGCGCGCCGAACGGCACGCTCGCTTTGTCCGCCGGGAGCAGCGCAATCCAGCGCGCGCCGATCGACGCAGCCCGTCTCGCGCTGCAAGGCGGCACGGGGAACTACACGCTGTCGAACGCGGGGAACCGCATCGGCACGCTTGCCGCGAATGCCGCGTCGGTCGTCGTCAACAGCGCCGCGCCGATGACGATCGGCAACGTCGCCGGACTCGCGGGCGTCGCGGCGAGCGGCGCAGTGACGCTCGCGGCGCCGTTGCTTACGCTTGTCGCGCCGGTGTCGAGCCGGGCGAGCGGCACGGCCATCACGCTCGCGTCCGCTTCGCTCGACAATCGCGCGGGCGCGCAGGCACTCGTTACGCCCAACGGCCGCTGGCTCGTCTACTCCGATTCGCCCGACACCGACAATTTCGGCGGCCTGCAAAGCGGCAATCTCGCGCTCTGGGGCGATACATACAACGGCGCCGCCGATGCACGCGCCGCATCGTCCGGCGGCAACCGCTTCGCGTTCACCGCGTTGCAGCAGGTCACGCTCGCGGCGGTGAACCTCGACGTGCCGTTCGACACGCCGCGCACGCTCGGTCCCGACGACGTGACCGTCGCGATGCGCTACGACGGCTCGAACTACGGCCACGCCTTCGCCGACAGCGCGACGGTCCACGAACCGTTCATCTTCACCGTGACGAGCACGGGCGCGGCACCGGGCGCAGCGAGCGGCGAGTACACGATCACGATCACGGCGACGGGCGGCCCGACCGGCTACCGGATCACGACGCAAAGCGGCACGCTGCGCATCGCCGCCGCGCCTCCGCCGCCGTCGCTGCCTCCACCGCCAACGCAGCCGAGCCAGCCGACGCAAGTCACCGGCCCCATCACGCCGCCGCCGCCGCCGCCGCCGCCGACACCGATTCAGCCGGTTCAGCCAAGCGCGCCAGATTCAATCGTGACGACGACGGCGGCGACGCTGCCCGGCATCCTCGATTCGGTGCGCACGGACGCGTCGAATCCCGCGAATCTGAGCGACGCCGCGCCGGGGCTCGAGCCGCAGTCGGCGCCGCTCGTGCAGCAGCGCACCGATTCGTCGAGCGACGGCAGCCGCCTGCCGGACGACGCATGGCCCGGCCACGTATGCCGCATGTGA
- a CDS encoding ShlB/FhaC/HecB family hemolysin secretion/activation protein: MHDARAQAIAQVAQVAPALPNAGSILREQQQQTPVPPPPSDLRLNVTPAPQPPSAAAPGGIRFEVKGFEFTGNTIFPAAELLDAARTLIGPDRSLDDLESAADRVSAYYRRHGYLVARAYVPPQQIDGGIVRIAVSEGRYGRIGIDNRSRTRDSVVTRFLGALHPGDVIDESALTRATLLAQDAAGTTGANATISPGLLPGTSDMTLQVPAARALSGSVQADNYGQATTGTARLIGALQWNNPLGIGDQLGARLLGSITGQFYGNIGYTVPVGGSGLAWGVGYTRSTYSVGGQFDELDAYGSANVWSTFVSYPLLRSPAANLYATAGFDHKLLSDHLGAFDSVSDKNSDVGRLALSGNLTLEKSITTFETSIQQGNLRFKSPQAEQIAAQIAGSFTKFVFAMTHTQVIGAQSNGTQLYFSLTGQASSRNLDSSEQISLGGPYAVRAYATGDAPVDEAYIATFEVRQTLRQSLVPVLITLTGFIDTADGKVVAHPVAPGSNHVRLSGLGVGATFAAPHDVLLSMSYAHTLGYVPATLGTGHANRFWVALTKSF; the protein is encoded by the coding sequence ATGCACGACGCCCGCGCGCAAGCAATCGCTCAGGTCGCGCAAGTGGCTCCGGCGCTGCCGAACGCGGGCAGCATCCTGCGCGAGCAGCAACAGCAGACGCCCGTCCCGCCGCCGCCATCCGACCTGCGCCTGAACGTGACGCCCGCGCCCCAACCGCCGTCCGCCGCCGCGCCGGGCGGCATCCGCTTCGAGGTGAAAGGCTTCGAATTCACCGGCAACACGATCTTCCCGGCGGCCGAACTGCTCGACGCCGCGCGCACGCTGATCGGCCCGGATCGCTCGCTCGACGATCTCGAAAGCGCCGCGGACCGCGTGAGCGCCTATTACCGCCGGCATGGCTATCTGGTCGCGCGCGCGTATGTGCCGCCGCAGCAGATCGACGGCGGCATCGTGCGGATCGCGGTGAGCGAGGGGCGCTACGGGCGCATCGGGATCGACAACCGGTCGCGCACGCGCGATTCCGTCGTCACGCGCTTTCTCGGCGCGCTGCATCCGGGCGATGTCATCGACGAAAGCGCCCTCACCCGCGCGACGCTGCTCGCGCAGGACGCCGCCGGCACGACGGGCGCGAACGCGACCATCTCGCCGGGCCTGCTGCCGGGCACATCCGACATGACGCTGCAAGTGCCCGCCGCGCGGGCGCTGTCCGGCAGCGTGCAGGCCGACAACTACGGTCAGGCGACGACCGGCACCGCGCGGCTGATCGGCGCGCTGCAATGGAACAATCCGCTCGGCATCGGCGACCAGTTGGGCGCACGGCTGCTCGGCTCGATCACCGGGCAGTTCTACGGCAACATCGGCTATACGGTGCCGGTTGGCGGCAGCGGGCTCGCGTGGGGCGTCGGCTATACGCGCTCGACGTACTCCGTCGGCGGCCAGTTCGACGAACTCGATGCCTACGGCAGCGCCAACGTCTGGTCGACGTTCGTGAGCTATCCGCTGCTGCGCTCGCCTGCGGCGAACCTGTACGCGACGGCGGGCTTCGACCACAAGCTGCTGTCCGATCATCTCGGCGCGTTCGATTCCGTCAGCGACAAGAACAGCGACGTCGGGCGCCTCGCGCTGTCGGGCAATCTCACGCTGGAAAAAAGCATCACGACGTTCGAGACGAGCATTCAGCAAGGCAACTTGCGCTTCAAGTCGCCGCAGGCGGAACAGATCGCCGCGCAGATCGCGGGCTCGTTCACGAAGTTCGTGTTCGCCATGACGCACACGCAGGTGATCGGCGCTCAGTCCAACGGCACGCAGCTGTACTTTTCGCTGACGGGACAGGCGAGCTCGCGCAATCTGGATTCGTCCGAGCAGATTTCCCTCGGCGGTCCGTATGCGGTGCGCGCCTATGCGACCGGCGATGCGCCCGTCGACGAAGCGTATATCGCCACTTTCGAAGTGCGGCAGACGCTCAGGCAGTCGCTCGTGCCGGTGCTGATCACGCTGACGGGCTTCATCGATACCGCCGACGGCAAGGTTGTCGCGCATCCGGTCGCGCCGGGCAGCAATCACGTGCGGCTGTCGGGGCTGGGCGTCGGCGCGACCTTCGCCGCGCCGCACGACGTCCTGCTCTCGATGTCGTATGCGCACACGCTCGGCTATGTCCCGGCGACGCTCGGCACCGGCCACGCGAACCGCTTCTGGGTCGCACTCACGAAGTCCTTTTGA